The Clavelina lepadiformis chromosome 1, kaClaLepa1.1, whole genome shotgun sequence genome segment gtgtcgcgtTACGGTATGTGACATATTTCATACTGCTGATGGGTTGCACTTGTAAACTTATGCTCAATCACTTCATCAATACAATCACTATATAACCAAATATAATTTCACAGTTTCCTAaagtaaaactaaactaagaatatttgcttttaagtGGAAATGTGCACAACTCGTTGAACGCACTAAGCTAAACACCAGCAATTTACAATAggaataaatttcatttatatGATTTGTTGTGCTTGTTATGGAGTTGTATTATATGAACCAGTTAGTCCAcgtttaatattttgtgacagaattgtgtttattatttgtGTCATAATTATGTCTCAGCATTGGCTGATAGACGGTCTTCTTACGCAGATTTGAGCTTTTCAAGAGATCTCAGAAGTGGAGGAAGACCATCCCAGCCTAACCCTCATGTGAGTTCATTgtagtttttattgttaatcTTTAGTTTGTAGCTTAAGCAGTCTTAGtatctttattggaaatgctattttgaagaaattttatgaaattttcttCTTGGTTTTCTCAATTAAATACCATTTTGGTCATAAAATGGAGGGATTTGCAGTTTTCATTCTTGAAATACTGCTGTAATATTGTACCACACCACCGATCGAGTGGTGCTAACTGTTAAGAGAGGTACCCTGATGGTTGATCACTAGCGCATGGGAGGTCTATGTCATTTAAATAAtcaatgaatgaaatgaaagTAATGAAAGTAAAGTTGAATGAAAGTAAATGTTATTTAAGATATAAATTGCATTCAAATCTTAACCCAatctgtttgttttatgtcaCAGGTCCACTCAATGGATGAAAGCTCGAAtgttaaagcaaacaaacttgaCACAAGTTACTTTCTTGTTGAACGTGAAACATCTGAACTCTGAATCTGCttcaaggtttgtttgttgtgatgtcatttgtttatttcaattgcaAAAGCGACTGTATAATTCTTCCGGCCAATAGGTTGTATCATAGAGGGCGTGAATATTTTCGTTGCCTTGAGTGTTGTAGAGAAAGGAAAAGTGGTTTTACGATGTTGCAAGGCCAGCTTAGGATATAATCAATTTGGAAATATACATGATCACCTTGTGATATGATCTCGCAACTAatctgtttgtttctactgtagcaataaaaCTAATAAGAGCCGCATCAGAAGGATGAAAGAGCCACATGCcgctccggagccgcaggttgccgacccctgaacTAGCGGATAGATTCATTTGAGGATTCTGACAAGGTGGAATCACTGCTAGCAGAAAAATCACAAGCGGGCGTTCTTGTAAGTGCAAAATGTAGGTTAATATCCAAGTTACTGATAATAATACGaatatcaaatattttcatctcTATAATCTAATTGCAATGGGGGACTACCTTGACCTTTTTTCACTTACAACTTTGATAATGCTTCCATGTAGATTGTAGAAGCACGGTTACCAAACAGTAATTACTTGAATGGTCACAATAAACTATACCTTTGTAACCAGTAACATAATGCCACCAAACAACTGATTCTTATCAGGATGTATTTTGATTTCCTATCTAGCAAAATAAGTGGCATAACAGTGAAAGTTGTTATGAGCATGCTTCGGAGCAAATTGTTGACATCTGAACTAGCGACCAGTCCTAATTGGATGGAAAAGGGTCACAAGAGAGGAATGCATTCATCACAACTCGCAAAAGCTGTTATAGGTGAATAAGTCAAAATTCCTGTTTGTCCTGTTTGGATTTTTTAGGTTGCTTACTGCTTCATTGTTTTAAGATGTATTGTCAGTGTTATTTACTATTATCTGTCGATGATGTTTATTCCaatgtttagtttttatgtcattAACTCATTATACTTTAGAATTTAGATGCTGCCGAGAACTCTGggtgtttccggaggaggtgtgaattttttattgcagattcttaaagaagatttcctcctcttcacgatggtgaccttgaaatcgatccccactggccggaaagttccgaaatttacataaacgcgacaggtactaagaaatgcgataagaccccaaaacgtaaaaaaatgccgtatttattaaatgtttcacgtcaagtctgctgagtgtttccggaggaggtgtgaattttttattgcagattcttaaagaagatttcctcctcttcacgatggtgaccttgaaatcgatccccactggccggaaagttccgaaatttacataaacgcgacaggtactaagaaatgcgataagaccccaaaacgtaaaaaaatgccgtatttattaaatgtttcacgtcaagtctgctgagtgtttccggaggaggtgtgaattttttattgcagattcttaaagaatatttcctcctcttcacgatggtgaccttgaaatcgatcctccctggccggaaagttccgaaattcacaaaaacgcgacaggtactaagaaatgcgataagaccccaaaacgtaaaaaatgccgtatttattaaatgtttcacgtcaattctgctgagtgtttccggaggaggtgtgaattttttattgcagattcttaaagaagatttcctcctcttcacgatggtgaccttgaaatcgatcccccctggccggaaagttccgaaatttacaaaaacgcgacaggtactaagaaatgcgataagaccccaaaacgtaaaaaatgccgtatttattaaatgtttcacgtcaattctgctgagtgtttccggaggaggtgtgaattttttattgcagattcttaaagaagatttcctcctcttcacgatggtgaccttgaaattgATCctccctggccggaaagttccgaaattcacaaaaacgcgacaggtactaagaaatgtgATAAgaccccaaaacgtaaaaaaatgctgtatttattaaatgtttcacgtcaattctgctgagtgtttccggaggaggtgtgaattttttattgcagattcttaaagaagatttcctcctcttcacgatggtgaccttgaaatcgatcccccctggccggaaagttccgaaattcacaaaaacgcgacaggtactaagaaatgcgataagaccccaaaacgtaaaaaaatgccgtatttattaaatgtttcacgtcaattctgctgagtgtttccggaggaggtgtgaattttttattgcagattcttaaagaagatttcctcctcttcacgatggtgaccttgaaatcgatccccactggccggaaagttccgaaattcacaaaaacgcgacaggtactaagaaatgcgataagaccccaaaacgtaaaaaatgccgtatttattaaatgtttcacgtcaattctgctgagtgtttccggaggaggtgtgaattttttattgcagattcttaaagaagatttcgtCCTCTttacgatggtgaccttgaaattgatcccccctggccggaaagttccgaaatttacaaaaacgcgacagatactaagaaatgcgataagacccaaaaacgtaaaaaatgccgtattttattttgcagcacGTTTTCACAATGAGATTATGCAATGGCCAgaaactaaaacaaacatCAATCAAAAAGATTTTGATACACTTTCTGAGTTGGCCGTTTTCCAATGCCAAAAACGTGAAACTCAAACAAAGGATACAAAGATGAAGCTTGTGTTGGATACTCATAATCAAATACAGTATACAAAGTACACAGAAAGCAACATCAAAATACATTCAAAGCATGAAACTTTACCGATTGGAATGTGcgattgattattattattgatcATTAAACAACAGTCACAAGGAAATTCTGGAACACCCAAACACATTATAAATGGTTGTTGACGAGCTTTATCGTTTATGTCTAATAAACATCCATTACTGTCAAACACAATGACATACTTTGAGCCTTTAGAAACAGACTTTCTCTGCCAGTTTTTGAAAAACGACATAGCTCCCCGTTTCTGAGCCTTCTACAAATGAGACGCCAAGAGATGATAGAAAGCTGGACCATCGAAAGGAACAGTTGGAACGGAACTCTTCGTAGCCCTGACTAACTAAAGCAGCGTATTCCTTGATACACTGCAGAGTAAAATAAAGCAATCAATGAGTAAGATAAAAAATTCTTCAACACCTTACTGCCACGTGTCAAACATCTTATGCCAATTTACCTCAATCGGATGAACGCAATATTGCGAGTATTTTTGAAAGATAACATCAACGTCATTTCTCTTCGCCAGATGACGAATTTCCATCAGTCGATGCTCACGATTGGATTCCCAATCATCGGCAGCTCTCTTTCTCTTTCTGCTCTTGCCAAGTTGTACTTGCAGTACCTGATTCGTCATCGCTTTTTGATTGTCCGCTCTTTTGCGGACGGCTAAATCAAGAGCTACCCACGGCTTCTCTCCACCGCATCCCAAAACCGGATACTcctttacaatgttttttgacATTAATTGTCGCTCAGCCCTCTCTGATTTGCGGCCCAAAGTAACGGATATTATTTCTTCAATACGTCTCACAAGGTATATAAATTGAGAGGCCTGAAGATTATTTTTGGTTACAGTGTTAAGAAATTCTTTTTCCACGCCTGAGAACGGAAATTCACTTCCTAGCCCACCTGGATAAGGTACCAACTGATAGGGTGGAATGGAACAGCAGCTAGAAGACACCTTGTTAAACGCATGAGAGATGGATTGGTTGGAAGACACGTCGTCGCTATTGGTGGATACATTTACGCTTATATCACTATCGTTTGCTGACGCGAACGAAAAGGATGTGGACGGCCCATCGGTGTCGTCTTCAAGAAGGGTAAGCATACCTTCAGAAATTGCACATGGTATGCTGTCAAGATCTTGAGTTTCGGTCTGGATAAAACACACAGTTAACCGTTATTAACCAGCtgttttaatacaaaaaactaTGTCACTGCATCGTAatacaataattaaaaatattatacgCACCTCACGAAATAACACTTCAGCAAGGAAATTCATTAATCGTGTTCTTTCTCCAAAAGATAATGTGACAAACTCTTCTTTGACGATAGCATGTGTGAGTGGCAAGTCAGCAACTTGTAATCCACTCTCTAAACAATAGTCGCCATTTGTTAAAACACCTGACATACAGGAAACTAACAACATAGGCTAAATACATCGAAATAACCCTATCAAATTAGAAATAGTtcgctaaaaattgaaatttggcgAAATTCGGAaatgtttcaaagttttatttaataaaaaaagaaattattaccaaaaatttgtaattataattatatattccTATAGGAATTTTTGGCGTTGGGTTATGGCAAAGAAACGTAAATAATAAGCCGCAAGCCTATTCCAAAGCACGTAAGACACTACATTATGTTCTAAAACTAACACCACGGGAGGTGAAAGTATAGGTCTGTTTCCTTTCGAAACTAAGCAAAGGTTAGATAACTTGTAAAACCTAACATTTTATACCAAACGCGggaaaaaggtttaaaataaaaatgcacgTCATTGCATTGGAGTTGGGCACCGCCATTGATGTAACGCGCATTGGAAATAAGTCCAGATGCTTTCTTGTATCGTAACCTAACCGCGTGAAAGTTTACATCGTAGAACTGTTATAATACATAGTAActcgttttaaaactaaaatgtgGCATTTGCACAGTTGGCAGTATGCTATGCTTAAAAATCCTTAGAAATAGCCAAAGATGCCTTACTGGTAGTGCTACATGTTGATCTGCTGCCAAGACATTGTCAAGCAACAATCTAAGGAAACCAGCGTTTTAGCGCGAAAATGACATTTCATAAAGCTGGCGTTAAAGGGCATCAATGCAATAGGAGTTATTTTACGCAATTACTAGGCTATAAATTATacaattattataaatcgaaACAACCAACAAAAGCTAAATCAAAGTGGTTTGGATATACGTAACATTTCATTCAAGAACAGCCTATGTTTCATACCTATACTTTCTCATTTTGTTCATAATAGCATACAGGAGGGTTTCAATTGCAGCATACCTTTCAACGCATCCACAATATTTTCAGATAAGCCACACTTGGCCTCTTCTTCTGCAAGATAACCCATCACCCGACTTGTACTGCGGCGAAGATAAAAAGACAGAATCAAGTGCGGACATGACAAATAATACCACAATCTTTTTTCTTAGCCATTATGACGTTTCAATGCATAATCCTTGTTTCTCTTTTTCCGGCAACTAAATGTTAGgcaagaaattcaaaatgtcTAGTAATAAGGCCGCAATAACGGTAGGTTTCTAAATAATAGGTCATTAGTTAGCAATCCTACATATTAGGCTGAGAATTACTAACAACAAGGAAGGAAACTTGGAAATATACTAACAATGAGACTTAATTGTTAAATGCACTAAGAATAAGCCAAAATTCGAGTTCATCAAACAACTGCACTAATTATAAGCCTTTTGAACTAACAATAAGGcattattttttgcagtgtggGCTATAGTCTACAAAGAAGCTTCACTTCCAGACTTCTGCATTGCATCAACCTTATAGGCCTAAAATGATAGAAAAACCTGACATTTCAGCTTCAGCATTCagcaattttatcttttgcctatgtaatgaaaagtggtataatgttaccttagcctgtaaggtttgcccacttTCTTACAAAGTCTGTctacttgtgtatatcttaacagtgaactttgatagacttcagcaataataacacaggaatgacaactgtataatctgattatatttgaagcttctttgaacgaatacatcaagatagaacattgtgacagcaacagcacgaagacatgttgcggcgttgaacgtaaaagccaaaaagactgaataaatcaaaatgcatgCAAAAGGGAAGCagttgattacgtcacgcagtgttatgcttcactgattccatagatgagaattctatgtagtaaacaattttatattacattaagtgatatatttatcacacctatagcctataggccaTGCAACTCATAATGCTGatgcaggggtgggcaaactacggacGGCCGGCatttgcagaaactcctactcatcacttatagttttaattaaacaggttacatgacaagtctcattaaattttgtggtagctttaaacgtaactgagtgtgaaatgcaaaaattgtgtttaacatgaatatgcgtttatttacacaccgggtaaattttcctactttggcATGAGAGTGTGCGCCCccccggctgcaacattttttcaaatgtggccctcagtacaaaacgtttgcccacccctgggctaatgcaaagaattttcttattaatttcaataataACGATTGACTGCTGACATCGAAATACGgtaaccaaaaatatttacagacGATATTAAAAAATAGACCAGGCAATAGGCataccacattaaaaccaTTAGCCAGTTTACCATTAGGCCAAAAGTTAACATCAACCAACAACTTATAAACTACCTGTTCAACTAGTTGGGTTCCATCAACAAAACACTTACTAATAAGAGTAAACTTATTGAGCGCTgaagaataattaattagtctactgtacatagtttataaaaaaattaacggAAACTCTGCTGTGATTTTGGAACTATGATTTTGctaggattctgccagaatgacGGTGGTGATCTAGGGCTAGGACTATGACGTTCCTTAGACTTGGCCTGCAAGTTGCTTCTGCACTTTGAAGTGTCTTGGCCTGAGCTGGTTTTCAGCTTTAAAAGtcttgaaaaatgtatttttaaagaaTGTGCACCGATGTATGCTTTTAAACTTTCACATCAGGTGCAAGGTCCGAGATATTAAGTTTTAAGAAAGTATGAGGTTATAGCCTAAGTTCCTTTTGTAGTAAGTCCTACTGCAACTCATTTCAATGAAGTGATCAATGCCTTAAATTGGTACGAAATGATAAAAAGATACCCACAatgccattaactgtgcgctATTACGTCTAACATTTTTAGCAAAACGCTaaagacatttttttctttagttctTTCTTATTTTAGACATAATACCAGCAGGGTCTGATTTACTTGGATTGATTCCCGTGAAGTTCATCAACAATAACAATACCAATAGAATTTGAATTTGGAAGCGATCAGTTAGCAGTCGTTTTTGTCAACACCTaattcaagaaattttttcatgGTATTAGCTgtggtttttcatttttgtgtaaCTAGCTATTTGTTATATTCTACTGAGTAAATTTGCATGAAGTCAGATTCCCGGCACTGATATTAAAATATAGCTTAAATAAACCTATATCATTACTATAGTCTATAGCTAAAGTAGAATATGGCTTTATGTTATGTTTTAGAATGGATTTGTAAACGTttgtagtggcttgggagccacatccaataccattatatcaattgtggaaacatATGCGCCATGTaaacattgttcattgatAAACTTACAGCTAGCATTTAGTATTTGCAATGCAGATGCAATTCGGCTGCAGTCGTATCATTTACAAACTGCAATCATTATGCAATATTtggaaatttgcactaaataactttatgtgaaagcgccgtttagtgcgttaccaggtgatttcataacatccgagttttaactgtaaataattcccatttgccaacgctttgttttattgtccacacattctgaaatgtGCGTGTATTTTGTGTCAAGTATTTCCGTTCACAAGCGCGCTACGCTGTTATAAGCTTAAACTTCTGTGCGTGTAGGCGCCCAGTCAGGGATaccgaatcgtacgaacgtattacgtcagtcatgttaaaatgtaatttgttagacttgttttaattggtgaatgctaagtttgtgcttgtgtcataataatcggaacctgtacagttcctacaataaaggattgtttctgataaactgtatctatTAATTgtaatagctttcggctagtaacagtagtaacacgttaaggttagagatttctaaccgcacgcaaccacggagtcagatcattaattcggcaggtaaactaAGACCTAAAGGTTAAGATAAGTAGTAACCTCCGCACGTTGAACCATTACTATCAGTAATATGATTACATAACAGAAAGTAAAACgaatgcttttttaaaataccttGTTTATTGACAAATCGGTTCTGGTATACAAgtacacaaccacaggatgcatttgtatactagaccccagctgctcaaattgtgatgtcacctGGTTGTACACTTGCACTTGACCCAAAAAATTTATCACGTGTTTCAAAAGttgaattaaacataaatCTAA includes the following:
- the LOC143444263 gene encoding uncharacterized protein LOC143444263, with product MGYLAEEEAKCGLSENIVDALKESGLQVADLPLTHAIVKEEFVTLSFGERTRLMNFLAEVLFRETETQDLDSIPCAISEGMLTLLEDDTDGPSTSFSFASANDSDISVNVSTNSDDVSSNQSISHAFNKVSSSCCSIPPYQLVPYPGGLGSEFPFSGVEKEFLNTVTKNNLQASQFIYLVRRIEEIISVTLGRKSERAERQLMSKNIVKEYPVLGCGGEKPWVALDLAVRKRADNQKAMTNQVLQVQLGKSRKRKRAADDWESNREHRLMEIRHLAKRNDVDVIFQKYSQYCVHPIECIKEYAALVSQGYEEFRSNCSFRWSSFLSSLGVSFVEGSETGSYVVFQKLAEKVCF